A genomic region of Halogeometricum rufum contains the following coding sequences:
- a CDS encoding DMT family transporter, whose translation MSRDPPVSPLVGLLVAVVAVSTSAILVRYSEAPSLVKALYRVVFTVSLLAPVAFARSREELRDLPRRDVLWAAAAGVALAVHFASWFESLAWTSVAASVTLVQAQPLFVALGAWALLDERITRGVVAGIAVALAGMATMTLGDLFVPDVAAALAALPGLGGLDAGTAAAPTLAGEAPLYGDALALVGAVTAAAYVLAGRSLRQRVSLVPYVTVVYGVCAVVLLGLTLAAGHPLLDYAAREWALFLAMAVGPGVFGHTVLNWALGYLESSVVSVSLLGEPVGSTILAFVLLGEIPTPVTVLGGAVVLVGIYLTTTGSSGAEPGQSGTERQKQPNG comes from the coding sequence GTGTCCCGCGACCCGCCCGTCTCACCGCTCGTCGGTCTCCTCGTCGCCGTCGTCGCGGTCAGCACCAGCGCGATACTCGTCCGGTACAGCGAGGCACCGAGCCTCGTGAAGGCGCTCTACCGGGTCGTGTTCACCGTGAGCCTCCTCGCGCCCGTCGCGTTCGCGCGGTCACGCGAGGAACTCCGCGACTTGCCGCGCCGGGACGTGCTGTGGGCCGCCGCCGCCGGCGTCGCCCTCGCCGTCCACTTCGCCTCGTGGTTCGAGAGCTTGGCGTGGACTAGCGTCGCCGCCAGCGTCACCCTCGTGCAGGCCCAACCGCTGTTCGTCGCCCTCGGCGCGTGGGCGCTCCTCGACGAACGCATCACCCGCGGCGTCGTCGCCGGCATCGCCGTCGCCCTCGCGGGGATGGCGACGATGACGCTCGGCGACCTGTTCGTCCCGGACGTCGCGGCCGCACTCGCCGCGCTTCCGGGCCTCGGCGGACTCGACGCGGGCACCGCCGCCGCCCCGACGCTCGCCGGCGAGGCTCCGCTCTACGGCGACGCCCTCGCCCTCGTCGGCGCGGTGACCGCCGCCGCCTACGTGCTCGCCGGTCGGTCGCTCCGCCAGCGAGTCTCGCTTGTCCCCTACGTGACCGTCGTCTACGGCGTCTGCGCGGTCGTCCTGCTCGGGTTGACGCTCGCCGCGGGCCACCCGCTGCTCGACTACGCCGCCCGCGAGTGGGCGCTGTTCCTCGCGATGGCCGTCGGCCCCGGCGTGTTCGGCCACACGGTGCTCAACTGGGCGCTCGGCTACCTCGAATCGAGCGTCGTCTCCGTCTCCCTGCTCGGCGAACCCGTCGGAAGTACGATACTCGCGTTCGTTCTCTTGGGTGAGATTCCCACGCCCGTGACGGTCCTCGGCGGCGCCGTCGTCCTCGTCGGCATCTACCTGACGACGACCGGTAGTTCGGGCGCCGAACCCGGACAGAGCGGCACCGAACGGCAGAAGCAGCCGAACGGCTGA